One genomic window of Nitrospirota bacterium includes the following:
- a CDS encoding aldehyde dehydrogenase family protein — MDILKGLGLSAINAGGSTGAHWWASGETTSQLASVNPATGETIAQIRACSADDYEHIVRESISAFQQWRLVPAPKRGELVRLIGASLRQHKDLLGSLVSLEVGKIKAEGDGEVQEMIDMADFAVGQSRMLYGTTMHSERAQHRMSEQWHPLGPVGVITAFNFPVAVWAWNAFLAAIAGDTVVWKPSPKAPLCAIAVQHLCNRVMEQQGYRGIFSLIVTAEKSIAETLVRDTRFPLISFTGSVPVGRVVASTVAQRLGRTLLELSGNNAIIVDKSADLSLAIRAIVFGAVGTAGQRCTTTRRLFVHASRYDEVVAQLVSAYKQIRIGNPLESGVLMGPLIDRTAVEAYRKALEEAKQAGGKVLYGGRILDQPGYFVEPAIVKAENHWPVVQRETFAPILYVMPFEALEDAIALQNGVLQGLSSAIFTADLRSSERFTSVAGSDCGIANVNIGTSGAEIGGAFGGEKETGGGREAGSDAWKAYMRRQTNTTNWGDDLPLAQGIQFGS, encoded by the coding sequence TTGGACATTCTGAAGGGACTGGGTTTGAGTGCCATCAACGCGGGTGGCAGCACTGGTGCCCACTGGTGGGCATCTGGTGAGACCACCTCGCAATTGGCATCCGTGAATCCGGCAACCGGCGAGACGATTGCACAGATTCGAGCCTGTTCAGCCGATGACTACGAACATATTGTACGGGAGTCCATCTCAGCATTTCAGCAATGGCGGCTCGTCCCGGCTCCCAAGCGGGGAGAACTCGTCCGGTTGATCGGCGCGTCGTTGCGGCAGCATAAAGATTTGCTTGGCTCGCTGGTATCCCTCGAAGTCGGCAAGATCAAGGCAGAGGGGGACGGCGAGGTGCAGGAAATGATCGATATGGCGGACTTTGCCGTGGGCCAGTCGCGCATGTTGTATGGAACAACGATGCACTCTGAGCGAGCGCAGCATCGGATGTCGGAACAATGGCATCCGCTCGGACCGGTCGGCGTGATCACCGCCTTCAACTTTCCCGTCGCCGTGTGGGCCTGGAATGCCTTCCTGGCTGCGATCGCCGGAGACACAGTGGTATGGAAGCCCTCGCCAAAAGCGCCACTCTGCGCGATCGCGGTGCAGCACCTCTGCAACCGAGTCATGGAGCAGCAGGGCTACCGAGGGATCTTCTCCCTGATCGTGACGGCCGAGAAGAGCATCGCGGAGACATTGGTCCGGGATACCCGGTTTCCGTTGATCTCCTTCACCGGGTCCGTACCGGTTGGACGAGTTGTGGCCTCGACCGTCGCGCAAAGGCTGGGGCGAACACTCTTGGAATTGAGCGGAAACAACGCCATCATTGTGGATAAGTCGGCTGATCTCTCCTTGGCGATTCGCGCCATCGTGTTCGGCGCGGTCGGCACTGCCGGTCAACGTTGCACGACGACCAGACGACTGTTCGTCCATGCGTCTCGTTACGACGAGGTGGTTGCCCAGCTGGTCTCCGCCTACAAGCAGATCCGCATCGGCAATCCACTGGAGTCTGGCGTACTCATGGGTCCTCTGATCGATCGCACCGCGGTCGAGGCCTATCGGAAGGCTCTCGAGGAGGCGAAGCAGGCCGGAGGGAAAGTCCTCTACGGTGGGCGGATCTTGGATCAGCCTGGCTATTTCGTGGAACCGGCCATTGTGAAAGCGGAGAACCATTGGCCCGTCGTCCAGCGCGAAACCTTTGCACCGATTCTCTATGTCATGCCTTTTGAGGCACTTGAGGACGCCATCGCGTTACAGAACGGGGTGCTTCAAGGCTTGTCTTCTGCAATTTTCACGGCAGACCTGCGAAGCAGCGAGCGGTTTACTTCCGTCGCCGGCAGCGACTGCGGGATTGCCAATGTAAATATCGGGACGTCAGGGGCGGAAATCGGCGGGGCCTTTGGCGGGGAAAAGGAAACAGGAGGCGGACGCGAAGCTGGCTCGGATGCCTGGAAAGCCTATATGAGGCGGCAGACCAACACGACCAACTGGGGTGACGATTTGCCGTTGGCGCAGGGCATCCAATTCGGCTCTTAG
- the nagZ gene encoding beta-N-acetylhexosaminidase codes for MTSRDKIGQLFMVGFLGTSVTPDLASFIKEYKPGGVILFSRNLESVEQMVDLTNDLQACSPHSPLVISIDQEGGRVSRLPKGFTIFPPCGLLGRCNSAELAYSAAATIAKELRAVGVNMNMAPVLDVNSNPDNPVIGDRSFGATPDVVCEMGSATVAGLQENKVAACGKHFPGHGDTSTDSHKELPVVEAQRERLEAVEFPPFRRAVKQGVASMMTAHVLYQALDPELPATLSPAIITDFLRRELQYDGVVLTDDLEMHAIIDHYGVEDAAIRAVLVGCDVLLICQDRNREIAAFEAVEKAAASGSISIERLDQSVARIARLKDRFVKPYRPVTISDAKLVVGCRTHQALLHTIEQARTRISHPQYS; via the coding sequence ATGACCTCACGCGATAAGATCGGACAGCTCTTCATGGTCGGGTTTCTGGGCACATCGGTCACGCCCGATCTGGCCTCTTTCATCAAAGAGTACAAGCCGGGCGGTGTGATTCTATTCTCGCGGAACCTTGAATCCGTCGAACAGATGGTCGACCTGACCAATGATTTACAAGCCTGTAGCCCCCATTCGCCTCTCGTAATCTCAATCGACCAAGAGGGTGGCCGGGTCTCCCGTCTGCCGAAGGGCTTTACGATTTTCCCTCCCTGTGGCCTGTTGGGCCGTTGCAACTCGGCCGAATTGGCCTACTCCGCCGCGGCCACCATTGCCAAAGAACTGAGGGCGGTTGGCGTGAATATGAATATGGCGCCGGTACTCGACGTGAACAGCAACCCGGACAATCCGGTCATCGGCGATCGTTCGTTCGGCGCGACCCCGGATGTCGTCTGTGAGATGGGGTCGGCAACGGTGGCGGGGCTGCAAGAAAACAAAGTCGCGGCTTGTGGGAAACATTTTCCCGGTCACGGTGATACGAGCACTGACTCTCACAAAGAACTTCCTGTGGTCGAGGCACAGCGGGAACGATTGGAGGCTGTCGAATTTCCACCCTTCCGCCGGGCCGTCAAGCAGGGCGTCGCGTCAATGATGACCGCGCACGTGCTGTATCAGGCTCTCGATCCTGAATTGCCGGCTACCCTCTCGCCGGCCATCATTACGGATTTCTTGCGCCGGGAACTGCAGTATGACGGAGTGGTGTTGACGGATGACTTGGAAATGCACGCGATCATCGACCATTATGGCGTGGAAGATGCGGCGATTCGTGCGGTGCTGGTCGGCTGCGATGTTTTATTGATTTGTCAGGACAGGAACCGGGAAATCGCCGCGTTCGAAGCCGTGGAGAAGGCGGCGGCATCAGGCTCGATTTCCATCGAGCGCTTAGACCAGTCGGTGGCTCGAATCGCCAGGCTGAAAGACCGGTTTGTAAAACCCTATAGGCCGGTGACGATTTCGGATGCCAAGCTCGTTGTGGGATGTCGAACCCATCAAGCGCTGTTGCACACGATCGAACAGGCTCGGACACGGATATCTCACCCCCAATATTCATAA
- a CDS encoding prohibitin family protein, with amino-acid sequence MKRLTLYHVVALAIPILLLMGGCGRTIDPGMRGLRWSPMSGGLEKESLKNGFYFRAPWNDVFEYDVRYQSFTEKIDALTADDLSVSLHVAITMSPIPDEIYFLAQEVGHNWYQQLVRPQFLSAVRGVVAQYAMVTLPERSSEIGNKIEAVMVESLKGRHLNIYSVALSEIEFSKMVLQAIENKQAKEQEKEQKEFELIIAERNAEIARIQAKGEGDSLRIRAEGESESLRIRAKGQSQAQEIITKTLTPDYLKYKLYDSPNSKMVIVPDKSNVPIIVNPGSEQTR; translated from the coding sequence ATGAAGCGCTTAACTCTGTATCACGTAGTCGCCCTGGCGATACCGATTCTGTTATTAATGGGCGGGTGTGGGAGAACCATCGATCCGGGAATGCGAGGTCTCCGCTGGTCCCCCATGTCGGGGGGACTCGAGAAGGAGTCGCTCAAGAACGGGTTCTACTTCCGCGCGCCCTGGAACGATGTGTTTGAGTATGATGTCCGCTATCAGAGTTTTACTGAAAAGATCGATGCCTTGACTGCCGACGACCTCTCAGTGAGCTTGCATGTGGCGATCACGATGAGCCCGATTCCCGATGAAATTTATTTTCTCGCTCAAGAGGTGGGGCACAATTGGTATCAGCAGCTCGTCAGGCCTCAATTCCTGTCGGCAGTGAGGGGTGTGGTCGCCCAATATGCGATGGTCACGCTCCCGGAACGGAGCAGCGAAATCGGGAACAAGATCGAAGCGGTGATGGTCGAGTCACTCAAAGGCCGGCATCTGAACATCTACAGCGTGGCCTTGTCCGAAATCGAGTTTTCAAAAATGGTGTTGCAAGCCATCGAGAATAAACAGGCAAAAGAGCAGGAAAAGGAACAAAAGGAATTTGAGCTGATCATTGCGGAACGTAATGCGGAAATTGCCAGGATCCAGGCTAAAGGAGAGGGGGATTCCCTGCGCATTCGCGCCGAGGGCGAAAGCGAAAGCCTGCGCATCCGGGCCAAGGGTCAGTCCCAGGCGCAAGAGATCATTACGAAAACGCTCACGCCGGATTATCTCAAATACAAATTGTACGACAGCCCCAACTCCAAGATGGTCATTGTGCCGGATAAGTCTAACGTGCCGATCATTGTGAATCCGGGGTCAGAGCAAACACGCTGA
- a CDS encoding leucyl aminopeptidase — protein sequence MKIMQVTVQVERAETAAAEALVLTHCEGEGLAKQDAAPLDRALGGSLSKLMQSKEFEGKANDVLLYHTHNKVPAKRLVLAGLGKKKEVTLEKIRQAMGSAVKRVRQAKVGAYSVLLPTVAPPGMSWVGVAQAMVEGAILGSYQFTVYRSEVASGQDVAEMRIIIPNKGLLQQVTEGIRRGVATAEATAFVRDLCNHPSNVLTPAKVAEEAKSIAKAEKITIKILEQNEMERLGMGALLGVARGSQEPPKFIILEYNGAKKKDERPVVLVGKTITFDTGGISLKPAENMEHMKADMTGGAEVLASIRAAARLKLPLRLISILPVAENMPGGRAMKPGDIVRTLSGKTVEVQNTDAEGRLILADGLAYAMRYKPAALIDIATLTGACVVALGQFAIGMFGTDQKLKEQIRKSGQKAGERVWEMPLWEEYFEQLKSDVADMRNIGGRGGGMITAALFLSKFVGDCPWVHIDIASTDWSERERAYIPKGPTGIGTRLLVQYLIDRSI from the coding sequence GTGAAGATCATGCAAGTCACAGTACAGGTTGAGCGAGCGGAAACCGCAGCTGCCGAGGCACTGGTACTCACTCACTGTGAAGGAGAGGGATTGGCCAAACAGGATGCAGCCCCGCTTGACCGGGCCCTCGGAGGTTCGTTGAGCAAGCTGATGCAATCCAAAGAATTTGAAGGCAAGGCCAACGACGTCTTGCTGTATCACACGCACAACAAAGTACCGGCGAAACGGTTGGTGCTGGCCGGGCTGGGCAAGAAAAAGGAAGTCACGCTAGAAAAGATCCGGCAAGCAATGGGTTCAGCCGTGAAGCGCGTCCGCCAGGCGAAGGTCGGAGCCTATTCGGTGCTACTACCGACGGTGGCACCCCCCGGAATGTCATGGGTCGGGGTGGCGCAAGCGATGGTTGAAGGAGCGATCCTCGGCAGTTACCAATTTACTGTCTATCGAAGCGAGGTTGCATCCGGGCAAGACGTGGCGGAGATGAGGATTATCATCCCAAACAAGGGGTTGTTGCAGCAGGTGACCGAGGGAATCAGGCGCGGCGTCGCCACAGCAGAAGCCACCGCCTTTGTCCGGGACCTTTGTAATCATCCCTCCAACGTCCTGACCCCCGCGAAAGTCGCCGAAGAAGCAAAATCCATTGCCAAGGCTGAGAAAATCACGATCAAGATTCTCGAGCAGAACGAGATGGAGCGCTTGGGGATGGGTGCGCTGCTCGGCGTAGCGCGCGGGAGCCAGGAACCGCCTAAGTTCATCATCCTTGAATACAACGGAGCCAAGAAAAAAGATGAGCGCCCGGTGGTGCTCGTCGGGAAAACAATCACCTTCGATACAGGTGGGATTTCGCTGAAACCTGCCGAGAATATGGAACATATGAAGGCCGATATGACGGGAGGGGCCGAGGTCCTGGCTTCGATCCGTGCGGCAGCCCGACTCAAGCTTCCGTTGCGCCTCATCAGTATCCTGCCCGTAGCGGAAAACATGCCTGGTGGCCGAGCCATGAAGCCGGGCGATATCGTAAGGACGCTGTCGGGAAAGACCGTTGAAGTACAGAACACAGATGCAGAAGGCCGGCTCATCCTGGCCGACGGCCTCGCCTATGCAATGCGGTATAAGCCTGCAGCCCTGATCGACATTGCAACGCTCACAGGAGCCTGCGTCGTAGCGCTCGGCCAGTTCGCGATTGGAATGTTTGGGACTGATCAGAAGCTCAAAGAGCAGATCAGAAAGTCGGGACAAAAGGCCGGTGAACGGGTGTGGGAGATGCCCTTGTGGGAGGAATATTTCGAACAACTCAAGAGCGATGTCGCCGATATGCGCAACATCGGTGGTCGTGGCGGCGGCATGATCACCGCTGCGCTCTTTCTGAGCAAGTTCGTGGGGGACTGCCCATGGGTACACATCGATATCGCCAGCACGGATTGGAGTGAGCGGGAACGGGCTTACATTCCAAAGGGCCCCACAGGGATCGGCACCAGGTTACTGGTGCAATACCTGATCGATCGAAGTATCTAG
- a CDS encoding VanZ family protein: MWRMLWLCWLLLIVLVSTYPCAAFHTHPHWEKVIWVPFQGVWRSVNLLTDAVKNVLLYVPFGFFYGQARPRLRKRVVMTVALLTAILSVSCELFQVFCHGRHPTMTDVSTNLMGGVLGVVIALRYRAGKR, translated from the coding sequence ATGTGGCGAATGTTATGGCTATGCTGGCTGCTCCTTATTGTCCTTGTCAGCACCTATCCCTGCGCCGCATTTCATACCCACCCCCATTGGGAGAAGGTGATCTGGGTGCCGTTTCAGGGTGTGTGGCGCTCGGTCAATTTGCTGACTGACGCGGTGAAAAACGTCCTGCTGTACGTGCCATTTGGGTTCTTCTATGGTCAGGCGCGGCCACGTTTACGCAAGAGGGTGGTTATGACGGTTGCCTTGCTCACCGCGATCTTGTCGGTCAGCTGTGAATTGTTTCAGGTCTTCTGTCATGGTCGACATCCAACGATGACGGATGTCTCAACGAATCTGATGGGGGGAGTGCTGGGAGTTGTTATCGCGTTACGGTATAGAGCAGGGAAGCGCTAG
- a CDS encoding ImmA/IrrE family metallo-endopeptidase, whose amino-acid sequence MLRMPSRVVFPFGYRISVRQLSDSDMDSRDPNADGIWDDATKTIYLRKRLPVTRRRYILAHELGHAWLDWQHRHLDNGKAKT is encoded by the coding sequence ATGTTGCGCATGCCTTCACGAGTCGTCTTTCCGTTCGGCTATCGAATCTCGGTGCGCCAACTTTCCGATAGCGATATGGACAGTCGAGACCCGAATGCCGACGGGATCTGGGACGACGCCACAAAAACGATCTATCTTCGCAAGCGTTTGCCTGTGACCAGACGACGCTATATTCTTGCCCACGAACTTGGACATGCCTGGCTGGACTGGCAACACCGGCATCTGGATAACGGGAAGGCCAAAACCTAG
- a CDS encoding VOC family protein — protein sequence MDQGAKLDALLARMIEDYVSKNRAAKVLRRLLDEAGVGFYPVADHVTLRTMDIDRRAEEFTKLGYAYSETIEYEDWYAKVYRKVGYPALFVDQAYSDARGRTSIIPGWVKTFGDHVFHHVAVRVEDIEQAMERLKAQGVIFAGQIVGARGGQLRQIFTVPEMVDCQPFSVLELAERHRGYQGFSPPQADSLMKSTVVR from the coding sequence ATGGACCAAGGAGCCAAACTTGATGCGCTGCTCGCGAGAATGATTGAGGACTATGTGTCGAAGAATCGGGCGGCCAAGGTGCTTCGGAGATTGCTGGATGAGGCGGGAGTCGGCTTCTACCCCGTCGCAGACCACGTGACGCTACGGACCATGGATATTGACCGGCGTGCGGAGGAATTCACAAAGCTCGGATATGCGTACAGTGAAACGATCGAGTATGAAGACTGGTATGCGAAGGTCTATAGGAAAGTCGGCTATCCCGCGCTCTTTGTGGATCAAGCCTATTCCGATGCTCGAGGCCGTACCAGCATCATCCCTGGTTGGGTCAAGACTTTCGGCGATCACGTATTCCACCATGTGGCGGTGCGTGTGGAAGACATCGAGCAGGCAATGGAACGGTTAAAAGCACAGGGCGTGATCTTCGCCGGTCAGATCGTTGGCGCTCGCGGTGGCCAGCTACGCCAAATCTTCACGGTGCCGGAAATGGTCGACTGTCAGCCTTTTTCCGTATTAGAACTCGCGGAGCGCCATCGCGGATACCAGGGCTTCTCTCCACCTCAAGCAGACAGCCTGATGAAGTCGACGGTGGTCCGATAA
- a CDS encoding alpha/beta fold hydrolase, whose translation MSQDWREFTPAPWLRSPHFMTVFPGYWPRRRLLTGVPTESRLFTTEPHTQLLGYCHWQPYRTACQTLVLVHGLEGCSESHYMRGIAAKAYRAGCNVIRMNQRTCGGTEHLTPTLYNSGLSLDYRAIVQELARVDGLDRIWLVGYSMGGNLILKAAGEIGASDKSLAGAIAVCPNIDPPQCVEALEQPRNWVYHRHFLVELKARLRRKATLFPGKWDLTGLASIARLRDFDDRYTAPDGGYVSGADYYQRAGAHHVIGDLAVPTLIITAQDDPFIPYAMFTRPRIQRHPKIRLLAPRYGGHCGFVHWGQKGEDSYWAENRIVEFVQGRR comes from the coding sequence ATGTCACAGGACTGGCGAGAATTTACACCGGCACCCTGGCTCCGCAGTCCACATTTCATGACCGTGTTCCCAGGCTACTGGCCTCGCCGGAGGCTCCTGACCGGTGTCCCAACCGAGTCGCGGCTCTTTACCACGGAGCCGCACACTCAGTTACTCGGTTACTGTCACTGGCAACCCTACCGCACCGCCTGCCAGACCCTGGTCCTCGTGCACGGCCTGGAGGGTTGCAGCGAGTCGCATTATATGCGGGGTATCGCTGCGAAGGCCTATCGCGCCGGCTGCAATGTCATCCGGATGAACCAACGGACCTGTGGCGGCACCGAGCACCTGACGCCGACCCTCTACAACAGTGGGTTGAGTCTGGACTATCGGGCCATCGTCCAGGAATTAGCCCGCGTGGATGGACTTGATCGCATCTGGCTGGTCGGCTACTCGATGGGGGGAAATCTCATCCTGAAAGCGGCAGGAGAAATCGGCGCTTCAGACAAATCCTTGGCTGGCGCGATTGCCGTCTGTCCCAATATCGATCCCCCGCAATGCGTCGAGGCCTTGGAGCAGCCACGCAATTGGGTGTACCATAGACATTTTCTCGTGGAGTTAAAAGCCCGCTTGCGGCGCAAAGCGACGCTCTTTCCCGGCAAGTGGGATCTCACAGGTCTTGCGAGCATCGCCAGGCTGAGGGACTTCGACGACCGCTACACCGCCCCTGACGGAGGGTATGTCAGTGGCGCCGACTACTATCAGCGGGCCGGGGCGCACCACGTGATCGGTGACCTCGCCGTCCCCACCCTCATCATCACGGCACAGGACGATCCCTTTATTCCCTATGCCATGTTCACGAGACCGCGGATCCAGCGGCATCCGAAGATTCGCTTGCTTGCGCCGCGCTACGGAGGGCATTGCGGATTTGTTCATTGGGGGCAGAAGGGAGAAGATTCCTATTGGGCAGAGAATAGGATTGTGGAATTCGTGCAAGGACGAAGGTGA
- a CDS encoding DUF3703 domain-containing protein: MHSELRQAYEREVKAATEAYGDDKLDKAFFHLERAHILGQSFTLAHARAHWWMLKVGWRRRDVTEIAGQVVRILGALSFSRIWVPVGNTGGAHVPPFRSMPIPEEFKHLLTRRGRG; the protein is encoded by the coding sequence ATGCACTCAGAGCTACGACAAGCCTATGAGAGGGAAGTGAAGGCGGCGACTGAGGCATATGGTGATGATAAACTGGACAAGGCTTTCTTTCACCTTGAGCGCGCGCATATCCTCGGCCAATCGTTCACGTTGGCTCATGCGAGAGCACACTGGTGGATGCTGAAGGTCGGCTGGAGGCGGCGTGACGTCACAGAGATTGCCGGCCAAGTCGTCCGAATCCTTGGAGCACTGAGTTTCTCGCGAATCTGGGTACCGGTAGGAAATACCGGTGGGGCGCATGTGCCTCCTTTTAGATCCATGCCCATTCCAGAAGAGTTCAAGCACTTGTTGACAAGACGTGGACGCGGCTGA
- a CDS encoding C39 family peptidase produces the protein MMVGVWLSVVLLVPGHLAMAAEVQLHIPPLFQERPSWCWAAVGEMVFKYYDIPALHRADYQCGIVQSRKLCTEMPNCVDCGLSAVDEASVVNLLEQYPALATEAGKAKNIALSVQVKDGILSEEEVKQELDEGRPIIVGLSPRGFKVDGIRQHMALIVGYDTSSGDLMLTVNDPFPFEDMVFLWIGSPYVNARASEEAEGQYEVGYEAFRSRLKWTKTLYRMTCKGTGCPPDNLHVTDSSAGTDDRAVVQSVLEASAGDFTALRTGHKAVEAAIGTTWQSTVAFSGAKQCVVRDMDGSSGARWSCQFRFPDRSEADKAVVDIVNRLRSSLPEGWIGTDLDVDSETEVYTKTDKFSASKPGSHSAITLYFIDTKKDGKVKIYLSVENR, from the coding sequence ATGATGGTCGGAGTCTGGCTGTCGGTTGTCCTGTTGGTACCGGGCCATCTTGCGATGGCAGCGGAAGTTCAGCTCCATATTCCTCCGTTGTTTCAGGAACGGCCGAGTTGGTGTTGGGCAGCCGTGGGAGAGATGGTCTTCAAATACTATGATATTCCGGCTCTCCATCGTGCAGACTATCAGTGTGGGATCGTCCAGAGTAGAAAACTCTGCACCGAGATGCCCAATTGCGTGGACTGTGGGCTCTCCGCGGTAGATGAAGCTTCCGTAGTAAATCTGTTGGAGCAGTACCCTGCATTGGCGACAGAGGCTGGGAAGGCCAAAAACATCGCCTTGAGCGTTCAAGTGAAGGACGGGATCCTTTCCGAGGAGGAAGTAAAACAGGAGCTCGATGAAGGCCGCCCTATTATTGTCGGGCTGTCACCGAGGGGGTTCAAGGTCGATGGGATTCGTCAACATATGGCCCTTATCGTGGGCTACGATACGAGCTCCGGCGACCTGATGCTCACCGTAAATGACCCTTTCCCATTCGAAGATATGGTCTTTCTCTGGATTGGAAGCCCTTATGTCAACGCAAGAGCATCAGAAGAAGCTGAGGGACAATACGAGGTCGGGTACGAAGCCTTTCGTTCAAGGCTCAAGTGGACCAAGACGCTGTATCGGATGACATGCAAAGGCACCGGTTGCCCGCCCGATAATCTCCATGTCACGGATAGCTCGGCTGGAACAGATGACCGTGCCGTGGTTCAATCCGTACTCGAGGCATCAGCTGGAGACTTTACAGCGTTGCGAACTGGTCATAAAGCTGTCGAAGCAGCGATTGGGACAACCTGGCAGTCAACAGTGGCCTTCTCTGGTGCGAAACAGTGTGTGGTGAGGGACATGGACGGGTCGAGTGGAGCGAGATGGAGTTGTCAATTCAGATTTCCCGATAGATCGGAAGCAGACAAGGCGGTTGTGGACATCGTAAATCGCTTGCGGAGCAGCCTGCCTGAAGGTTGGATCGGAACGGACCTCGATGTGGACTCTGAAACGGAGGTCTACACCAAAACAGATAAATTCTCTGCATCGAAACCCGGTAGTCATTCAGCGATTACTCTCTACTTCATCGACACGAAGAAGGATGGGAAGGTCAAAATTTATCTCTCGGTCGAGAACAGGTAA
- a CDS encoding saccharopine dehydrogenase NADP-binding domain-containing protein — translation MYRVLVLGAGKIGSLVACLLSESGDYDVSLGDISLDASKRLVEDLGLSRVTPLLLDVRHPDSMSAYLTSHRFDAVLSNLPYFCNPVVAGLAREHRLHYFDLTEDVEVTNQVKVLGADSPQAFVPQCGLAPGFISIVAHDLITHFDQVDTVKMRVGALPVHPSNALKYSLTWSTDGLINEYGNLCYGIEEGEKVPLLPLEGYETIEVDGLLYEAFNTSGGLGTLADTYAGKVRTMNYKTLRYPGHCEKIHLLMKDLKLNEDRETLKRILERAIPQTLQDVVLIYASVMGKREGALFEENYVKKIYPQCIKRKLWSAIQMTTASSFCAVVDLVLATPGQYRGFVTQESFPLQDLLNNRFGACYR, via the coding sequence ATGTATCGTGTCCTTGTGCTTGGCGCGGGAAAGATCGGCTCTCTGGTCGCATGCCTCTTATCGGAAAGCGGAGACTACGACGTCAGTCTGGGCGATATCAGCCTCGACGCCTCAAAACGGCTTGTCGAAGACCTCGGTCTCTCGCGAGTGACCCCCCTCCTTCTGGATGTCCGGCATCCTGATTCCATGAGCGCTTATCTGACGTCGCATCGATTTGATGCAGTCCTTTCAAACCTCCCCTATTTCTGTAACCCCGTCGTGGCCGGATTGGCTCGCGAACACCGGCTTCACTATTTTGACCTGACAGAGGATGTCGAGGTCACCAATCAGGTCAAAGTCTTGGGCGCCGACTCACCGCAAGCCTTTGTGCCGCAATGCGGTCTGGCTCCCGGGTTCATCAGTATCGTGGCACATGACCTCATCACTCATTTCGACCAGGTTGATACGGTCAAGATGCGGGTGGGAGCCTTGCCGGTTCATCCCAGCAATGCGCTCAAGTATTCGCTGACCTGGTCCACCGATGGGCTGATCAACGAGTACGGCAACCTCTGTTATGGGATCGAAGAGGGGGAAAAGGTTCCACTCCTGCCTCTCGAAGGGTATGAGACGATCGAGGTGGACGGACTCCTGTACGAAGCGTTTAACACGTCGGGAGGATTGGGAACGTTGGCCGATACCTATGCGGGAAAAGTCCGGACTATGAACTACAAGACGTTACGATATCCGGGGCATTGCGAGAAAATCCACCTGTTGATGAAGGATCTCAAGCTGAATGAGGACCGTGAGACACTCAAACGAATCCTCGAACGGGCGATCCCCCAGACGCTCCAAGATGTCGTGCTGATCTATGCCTCCGTCATGGGGAAGCGGGAAGGTGCCTTGTTCGAGGAGAACTACGTGAAGAAGATCTATCCCCAATGCATTAAGAGGAAACTGTGGTCCGCCATACAGATGACGACTGCCTCGAGTTTTTGTGCGGTCGTGGACCTCGTGCTCGCGACGCCCGGGCAGTATCGGGGATTCGTGACTCAAGAATCATTTCCATTACAAGACCTGCTCAATAACCGGTTTGGAGCCTGCTACCGATGA
- a CDS encoding sel1 repeat family protein gives MRYFSLAVFLALACATIASAASLEDAEFAYERGDYTKAARLFRPFAEQGTPSAQFTLGMMYAKGQGVPQDYQAALKWFHRAAEQGDAAAQNYLGLMYERGRGARQDFILAHMWSSIAAAALNGDDGKAALKRRDYVASHMTAAQIEKAQEMARRCQDTKFKECD, from the coding sequence ATGCGGTATTTTAGCCTCGCAGTCTTTTTGGCCCTGGCCTGTGCGACAATCGCATCAGCAGCTTCCCTTGAGGATGCTGAATTTGCGTATGAGCGTGGTGACTATACGAAGGCGGCAAGACTTTTCCGCCCCTTTGCAGAGCAAGGAACCCCATCGGCGCAATTCACTCTGGGAATGATGTATGCCAAGGGACAGGGGGTGCCACAGGACTACCAGGCGGCGCTCAAGTGGTTTCATAGGGCAGCGGAGCAGGGAGACGCAGCGGCACAGAACTACCTTGGCCTGATGTATGAGAGGGGACGGGGCGCCAGGCAGGACTTCATTCTTGCTCACATGTGGTCCAGTATCGCTGCGGCAGCGTTGAATGGTGATGATGGGAAGGCAGCCCTAAAGCGTCGGGACTATGTCGCGTCACATATGACAGCCGCGCAGATTGAGAAGGCTCAGGAGATGGCGCGGCGCTGTCAGGACACGAAGTTCAAGGAGTGCGATTAG